In Novipirellula caenicola, one genomic interval encodes:
- a CDS encoding DUF1559 domain-containing protein, whose product MPPRNSKSHGFTLVELLVVIAIIGVLVGLLLPAVQAAREAARRMSCSNNFKQLGLAVHNYHSAYNKLPMHGGGTQTATSNNDWDNINTANNYRLSILVGLTPFIEQQAIWEQISNPLDNGGGTPAIWPAMGPTPDRLAYLPWATELPALRCPSDPGTGLPALGRTNYGACLGDSAVGSRDSYLNITTIASGATYPYSGTTGTASTANAAYRGAFMPGRQTAFRDILDGLANTIIMGELTTDLGDKDARTSLPTNNPYGAPNEKNQCRLDPTYGQQQVDPARPQFWPAAATVNTNFGRGYRWADRMPVYSCIFTILPPNKALCSEKDDRRDAVAPPSSRHQGGCHVLMGDGAVKFITDSIEAGTSTAAQPDTRSGSPAVGLQSQYGVWGALGTRASKETITLDF is encoded by the coding sequence ATGCCTCCTCGTAATTCGAAAAGCCACGGCTTTACCCTTGTCGAGCTTCTTGTGGTCATCGCTATCATTGGCGTGCTTGTTGGGCTGTTGTTGCCGGCGGTTCAGGCCGCGCGTGAAGCGGCTCGCCGAATGAGTTGCAGTAACAACTTCAAACAGCTCGGTTTGGCAGTCCACAACTACCACTCGGCGTACAACAAATTGCCGATGCATGGTGGTGGAACTCAGACTGCCACCAGCAACAATGACTGGGATAACATCAATACGGCCAATAACTACCGATTGTCAATTTTGGTTGGCTTGACGCCGTTCATTGAACAGCAAGCGATTTGGGAGCAAATCAGCAACCCGTTGGACAACGGTGGCGGAACCCCCGCAATTTGGCCAGCGATGGGACCGACGCCAGACCGGCTCGCGTATTTGCCGTGGGCGACCGAATTGCCGGCACTGCGATGCCCAAGTGACCCAGGAACCGGATTGCCGGCGCTGGGACGCACCAACTATGGCGCGTGCTTAGGGGATTCGGCGGTCGGCAGCCGTGACAGTTACCTCAACATCACGACGATCGCCAGCGGTGCGACCTATCCGTATTCGGGGACCACCGGTACGGCATCGACCGCAAATGCTGCTTATCGCGGTGCGTTCATGCCGGGACGGCAAACGGCATTTCGTGACATTCTCGATGGTTTGGCCAACACGATCATCATGGGCGAATTGACAACCGATTTGGGCGACAAAGACGCTCGCACGTCGTTGCCCACGAATAATCCCTATGGGGCGCCAAATGAAAAGAACCAATGTCGACTTGATCCTACCTACGGGCAGCAGCAAGTCGATCCCGCTCGCCCTCAGTTCTGGCCTGCTGCGGCAACCGTCAACACGAACTTCGGTCGAGGATACCGCTGGGCCGATCGCATGCCCGTTTACTCGTGCATCTTTACCATTCTGCCACCGAACAAGGCATTGTGCTCGGAGAAGGACGACCGTCGCGATGCGGTAGCACCGCCGTCGAGTCGCCATCAAGGCGGTTGCCATGTTTTGATGGGGGACGGTGCGGTCAAATTCATCACCGATTCGATCGAAGCGGGAACGTCAACGGCGGCACAGCCCGATACACGAAGCGGATCGCCCGCAGTCGGTCTGCAAAGTCAATACGGTGTGTGGGGCGCTTTGGGAACTCGAGCTTCGAAAGAGACCATCACCTTGGATTTCTAG
- a CDS encoding N-succinylarginine dihydrolase produces MKLTEVQVDRLVGPTHHFGGLGVGNVASLSHAGNVSSPASAALQGLDKMRLVASYGVPQFILPPQLRPDVNFLTQVGFQIADGESLEQVAQQTPTVLSAAMSCSAMWTANAATVSPAIDNRFGLPAMTVANLDASMHRAIEAESTTQELRCLFPKTKVLRPLPGGAAMRDEGAANHMRFGSDQNEPGIHLFVYGDGDPAAKRFWPRQSLLACKAIAIGQGLDPENTFLVKQHPDAIDAGAFHNDVVAASHHDLLIHHERAFYDPDHVISRMADRYQQCFGRPLRRVVVSDTDLPLADAVRTYLFNSQLISPAAENETAVPPVLICPSQVQQHTPTRTLVESWIGESKFFSEVRYVDLNQSMAGGGGPACLRLRIPLTPPELQQCDSRYRWTEELDQRLRRTISEFYPTRVSPTDLASAELISKSRQAHSEIAKLFQ; encoded by the coding sequence TTGAAATTAACCGAAGTCCAAGTCGATCGCCTTGTCGGCCCCACGCATCATTTTGGGGGTCTTGGTGTTGGCAATGTTGCTTCGCTGTCGCACGCGGGCAATGTTTCGAGTCCCGCCAGCGCCGCACTCCAGGGGCTCGACAAGATGCGTTTGGTCGCAAGCTATGGCGTACCGCAGTTCATTTTGCCGCCCCAGCTTCGGCCTGATGTGAACTTTTTAACGCAAGTCGGTTTTCAAATTGCCGATGGCGAATCGCTCGAACAAGTGGCCCAGCAAACACCGACCGTTCTATCTGCTGCAATGAGCTGTTCCGCGATGTGGACGGCGAACGCCGCCACGGTTTCGCCCGCAATCGACAATCGTTTTGGTTTGCCAGCGATGACCGTGGCGAATCTAGACGCCAGCATGCATCGAGCGATCGAGGCCGAGTCCACGACGCAAGAACTTCGCTGTCTTTTTCCCAAAACCAAGGTCCTGCGGCCGCTTCCCGGCGGCGCCGCGATGCGTGACGAAGGGGCCGCCAACCACATGCGATTTGGCAGCGATCAAAATGAACCTGGAATTCATTTGTTCGTCTACGGTGACGGCGATCCCGCGGCGAAACGTTTTTGGCCTCGTCAATCACTGCTCGCGTGTAAGGCGATTGCAATTGGGCAGGGACTCGATCCGGAAAACACCTTTTTGGTCAAACAACATCCTGATGCGATCGATGCGGGAGCATTTCATAACGACGTCGTTGCGGCGAGTCACCACGACTTGTTGATTCATCATGAGCGGGCCTTTTACGATCCGGACCACGTGATCTCGCGAATGGCCGATCGCTACCAACAATGTTTTGGCCGCCCGCTACGGCGAGTGGTCGTAAGCGACACCGATCTGCCACTCGCCGATGCTGTTCGCACCTACTTGTTTAACAGTCAATTGATCAGCCCCGCGGCGGAGAACGAGACCGCAGTGCCGCCGGTTCTGATTTGTCCATCCCAGGTGCAACAGCATACTCCGACGCGGACGCTGGTCGAATCGTGGATCGGCGAATCGAAATTTTTCAGCGAGGTACGCTATGTCGATTTGAATCAGAGCATGGCCGGAGGCGGAGGGCCGGCATGCCTCAGGCTTCGGATTCCGCTGACCCCACCTGAACTGCAGCAATGTGACTCGCGTTACCGGTGGACCGAAGAACTCGACCAACGTCTGCGACGAACCATTAGCGAGTTCTATCCGACGCGAGTTTCGCCAACGGATCTGGCTTCGGCCGAATTGATTTCCAAATCGCGACAAGCTCACTCGGAAATTGCTAAACTATTCCAGTAG
- a CDS encoding sigma-70 family RNA polymerase sigma factor, with product MPDHAPTQWPAETISALVDRFERPLLAYASRMLGGDWQEAQDAVQETFLRLCREDRQKIESRIAAWLFSVCRSRVIDMQRTKHSTPIDASKVSLADPAPDVSEVASDEEARHRLTEMVDQLSPRQQEVLRLRMQAGLSYREIAEVTGLTVSNVGFHLHEAVRNLRNSLAMS from the coding sequence ATGCCGGATCACGCCCCAACTCAGTGGCCCGCCGAAACCATCAGTGCATTGGTGGATCGTTTTGAGCGACCGCTGTTGGCGTATGCGTCACGGATGCTTGGTGGTGATTGGCAAGAGGCTCAGGACGCGGTGCAGGAAACGTTTCTGCGGCTGTGTCGCGAAGATCGTCAAAAGATCGAATCTCGCATCGCAGCTTGGCTGTTTTCCGTATGCCGAAGCCGAGTCATTGACATGCAAAGAACCAAACATTCGACGCCGATTGACGCGTCAAAAGTCTCGCTCGCCGACCCAGCCCCGGACGTGTCCGAAGTGGCCAGCGACGAGGAAGCTCGCCATCGACTTACCGAGATGGTGGATCAATTGTCACCGCGACAACAGGAAGTACTGCGTTTGCGGATGCAGGCCGGATTGAGCTACCGCGAGATCGCCGAGGTGACCGGATTGACGGTCAGCAACGTCGGCTTCCATCTGCACGAAGCGGTTCGCAACCTACGCAACTCGCTGGCGATGAGCTAA
- a CDS encoding YfbK domain-containing protein, producing MSESIWNDPRITAYVLDELPADERAAFESEMQSNPELAAAVEEARGVTSKLDSLFASESTPPLDANRRDKIIAGDHRPTFVTTQPKRAWYQLGTVELVVTAAIVLIIAAIAIPASMSPKIAMNGDAVADPQEEPTLSQEDYMRMATSGQEQDEEIVELSADSLGGERELTPHDVADASGFAAAEAAAPATSPMATAPMSAAAMSADSASDQFHSRAEAKRDADTAPPQVAMRSMLKESSADQGGEGSEQAGALGMSPPPSISLQDTSGLRTAAEPKPEKSRGYPLDKKWSQIAPAAPAAEDPFGATNSDLFAEVEAAQTEFAPGGMAMGGSQNESNDRLKRGRSGGMGMDMPESPSPSDRESQSSDLSDGMAMLEGGYGLPSDTSTLPSSEVRSNRDNNIPRLSKAVTTLEKKGQTTAGGYGLPMDTVPLNTRLGSELKQSIPGLPKAIQLLDEEVRNPEGVGPGTPGDQFDVIEDNPFRRVSEHPLSTFSVDVDTASYSKVRDFLVRANQLPRPDAVRIEEMINYFDYNYDPPAADAEHPFAARAVVTECPWNPQHRLARIALKGKVIEQSDRPRCNLVFLLDTSGSMNQANKLPLVQDGMKMLLEQLNENDRVAIAVYAGSAGLVLDSTKVKNGKKVRKALTQLSAGGSTNGGAGIALAYQVARDHFIPDGVNRVILCTDGDFNVGTTGTDALVRMVEKEAKGGVFLSVLGFGMGNHNDSMLEQISGRGNGNYAFIDNEKEARKVLVDQTNSTLVTIAKDVKLQVEFNPTQVNSYRLIGYENRVLAKEDFNDDKKDAGEIGAGHSVTALYEIVPAGSEPDAAKPKVDDLKYQAKVKPTKAAQSDEMLTIKLRYKQPDGDTSTLVEFPVTDEGDSFDKADKETRFAAAVAGFGMQLRRSEYKGNWTLGDVVRVAEASKGEDRFELRAEFIELAQKASQLMGQE from the coding sequence ATGTCTGAATCCATCTGGAATGATCCTCGGATTACCGCTTACGTGCTTGACGAGTTGCCCGCCGATGAGCGTGCCGCTTTCGAAAGCGAAATGCAATCCAATCCCGAATTAGCCGCGGCGGTCGAAGAAGCTCGCGGCGTGACGAGCAAGCTTGATTCGTTGTTCGCATCCGAATCGACGCCACCGCTGGACGCCAATCGCCGCGATAAGATCATCGCCGGTGATCATCGCCCAACGTTTGTAACGACCCAACCGAAACGAGCATGGTACCAACTTGGCACCGTAGAGCTTGTTGTGACTGCGGCAATCGTCTTGATCATCGCTGCGATCGCGATCCCAGCGAGTATGTCGCCCAAAATTGCGATGAACGGTGACGCTGTGGCTGATCCCCAAGAGGAACCGACACTCAGCCAAGAAGACTACATGCGAATGGCAACGAGTGGGCAAGAACAAGACGAAGAGATCGTCGAGCTATCGGCAGATTCGCTCGGTGGCGAGAGAGAGTTGACGCCTCATGATGTGGCCGACGCCAGCGGATTTGCTGCCGCCGAAGCGGCGGCACCAGCAACGTCTCCGATGGCAACGGCGCCAATGTCAGCCGCAGCGATGTCCGCCGATTCCGCATCCGATCAGTTTCACAGTCGTGCAGAAGCAAAACGCGATGCAGACACAGCTCCCCCCCAAGTCGCGATGCGATCGATGCTGAAAGAATCTTCTGCGGACCAAGGTGGGGAAGGTTCGGAGCAAGCGGGAGCATTAGGGATGTCCCCGCCGCCATCCATATCATTGCAAGACACTAGCGGATTGCGAACGGCGGCGGAGCCGAAGCCCGAAAAGTCAAGAGGATACCCACTTGACAAAAAATGGAGCCAGATTGCTCCTGCGGCTCCAGCAGCTGAGGATCCTTTTGGAGCCACTAACTCGGATCTCTTTGCGGAAGTGGAGGCCGCACAAACCGAATTTGCCCCAGGTGGAATGGCGATGGGCGGATCGCAGAATGAGTCCAACGATCGTTTGAAAAGGGGAAGAAGCGGAGGTATGGGGATGGATATGCCTGAGAGTCCCTCACCGAGCGACCGCGAATCCCAATCTTCTGATCTCAGCGATGGTATGGCAATGCTAGAAGGCGGTTATGGGCTGCCTAGCGATACATCAACACTCCCTTCATCCGAGGTCAGATCGAATCGAGATAATAACATTCCGAGATTGTCCAAGGCCGTCACGACGCTTGAAAAAAAAGGGCAGACAACCGCAGGTGGATATGGGCTTCCGATGGATACGGTGCCCTTGAACACCAGATTGGGATCCGAGCTGAAACAGTCGATTCCTGGTTTGCCCAAAGCCATCCAATTGCTGGACGAAGAGGTTCGCAACCCTGAAGGCGTTGGTCCTGGAACCCCAGGTGACCAGTTTGACGTGATCGAGGACAACCCGTTCCGGCGTGTTTCTGAGCATCCACTAAGCACGTTTTCAGTCGATGTCGACACCGCCAGCTATAGCAAGGTGCGTGATTTCCTTGTTCGTGCAAACCAGCTGCCACGACCCGACGCAGTCCGCATCGAAGAGATGATCAACTACTTTGACTACAACTACGATCCGCCCGCCGCCGACGCGGAACATCCTTTCGCGGCACGCGCGGTCGTGACCGAATGTCCTTGGAATCCACAGCATCGATTGGCCCGGATCGCGCTGAAGGGAAAAGTGATTGAGCAATCTGATCGACCGCGCTGCAACTTGGTGTTCTTGCTGGACACCAGCGGTTCGATGAACCAAGCCAACAAATTGCCGCTGGTCCAAGACGGCATGAAAATGTTGTTAGAGCAATTGAACGAGAACGACCGAGTGGCGATCGCAGTCTATGCCGGATCGGCCGGATTGGTACTTGATTCCACGAAAGTGAAAAACGGCAAGAAAGTTCGCAAGGCGCTGACGCAGCTCTCCGCCGGCGGCAGCACCAATGGCGGTGCCGGCATCGCCTTGGCCTACCAAGTCGCTCGCGACCATTTCATCCCTGACGGTGTCAACCGCGTGATCCTGTGTACCGATGGCGATTTCAACGTCGGCACGACCGGTACCGACGCACTGGTACGCATGGTGGAAAAAGAAGCCAAGGGAGGCGTCTTTCTGTCGGTGCTCGGGTTTGGCATGGGCAACCATAACGATTCGATGCTCGAGCAAATCAGCGGCCGAGGCAACGGCAACTATGCCTTCATCGACAATGAAAAGGAAGCTCGCAAGGTACTGGTCGATCAAACCAACAGCACGCTGGTGACGATTGCCAAGGACGTCAAACTGCAAGTCGAATTCAATCCAACGCAAGTCAACTCGTACCGTTTGATTGGCTACGAGAACCGAGTGCTGGCGAAAGAAGACTTCAATGACGACAAAAAGGATGCGGGCGAGATTGGGGCGGGGCATAGTGTCACCGCACTGTACGAAATCGTCCCCGCAGGCTCCGAACCGGACGCGGCCAAACCCAAGGTCGACGACTTGAAGTACCAAGCCAAGGTCAAACCAACCAAGGCGGCACAGAGTGACGAAATGTTGACAATCAAGCTGCGTTACAAACAGCCCGATGGCGACACCAGCACCTTGGTCGAGTTTCCGGTGACGGACGAGGGGGACAGCTTTGACAAAGCCGACAAAGAGACTCGCTTTGCCGCCGCCGTCGCCGGTTTTGGAATGCAGCTTCGCCGCAGCGAGTACAAAGGAAACTGGACGCTCGGCGACGTGGTCCGCGTCGCGGAGGCCAGCAAGGGCGAAGACCGATTTGAATTGAGGGCCGAATTCATTGAGCTCGCTCAAAAGGCGAGTCAACTGATGGGCCAAGAATAA
- a CDS encoding RDD family protein: MNEPLNPYAASTATLAEPAAYLVDGEVVPAGKGLRLANFLIDYIMQFVVSFVFGAIIVLVGGQDGVDFINQTPGFLIGLPLFLIYYILCEATTSRTLGKLVTGTKVVNEQGGKPTFGQILGRTFSRLIPFEAFSFLGETSRGWHDRFPHTFVVKSR; this comes from the coding sequence ATGAATGAACCACTAAATCCTTATGCCGCATCCACAGCGACATTGGCTGAACCTGCCGCGTATCTCGTTGACGGTGAAGTCGTGCCCGCAGGGAAAGGACTTCGACTCGCGAACTTTTTGATTGACTACATCATGCAGTTCGTGGTCAGTTTTGTCTTTGGGGCGATCATCGTCTTGGTCGGCGGTCAAGACGGAGTGGACTTTATCAACCAAACCCCTGGCTTTTTGATTGGCCTGCCATTATTTCTCATCTACTACATTCTGTGCGAAGCCACGACGTCAAGGACGCTGGGGAAGTTGGTCACGGGAACGAAAGTGGTCAACGAACAGGGAGGCAAACCCACATTTGGCCAGATTCTCGGTCGCACTTTCTCGCGGCTCATTCCGTTCGAAGCGTTCTCCTTTCTTGGAGAAACCTCGAGAGGTTGGCACGATCGTTTTCCACACACGTTTGTGGTGAAGTCCCGATAG